The stretch of DNA CCTGCATACGGAGCGCGTTGAGCGGGAATATGTGACGGATGTGGTGCTCCCATCGATTGCCACCCTTGAGGATTTGGGGGTAACGCTGACGAAGATGGAGGATCAAATCCCATGGGAATTGCGCCCATATCGTGCAGCACAGTACTATGATGCTGAATTGGATGAATTTGAGAAACCAGCACCGCCAAATTACATCGGAGCCGCTGCAAGAGtttgaggaggaggaggaacaATGAAGGAGGCGCAATTTGGAGacgatttatttgttttattgataaaacCTCTGCTGATGTGCCAGAGCACGGCACGAGCTCTGAAATGTGAGAGGGATATAGCGCGGAATAGATCAAGTTAAATTATCTTATTTGTCTTTGGCATAAATTTTTCGTTAACAGGGCACATGCACGacgaattttattatatttaatactTCCGGAACACTGCTGGGTGTGTTGGCTGTTGAAGAGGCCTTTCTCTTTCTTTAGGTCTTGCGCTTGTGATCGCTCTGTTGCTGTGGAAGCTCATCCTGCAATTCCAGAATGTGATCCACAGGGACGGGCCTACCGTCGGGCCCAATACGACCGGGTTGCATAATTCCTTGACGCTGAAGTTTATCCATTAGGCTCACCAGTTGCATGGCTTCGTATTCTTTCTGCTCCTCCGTCATTCCTTCGAAGATGTTGGGTCTCTTTGGTTCGTAGCACCCAAGAACGGGATTAATACCATGCTGCAACTCCTTGTACTCCTCCGTGTCACTATCCTCACTGTCTGAGGAGTATCCTTCTCCAGGGTTCCCATGGCCCCCAAGGAGACCACGATTGGCAAACATCCCAGCTGCATTCCCATAGCCCGTGTACTTAATCATTCGCCCAACATTCTCTTTGCACATGACAAAGAGGAATTCCGCAACGAGGTCACGCACCTGTAGGGCGGGTGTTGTGAGGTGCCGGCAGAGGTAGTTCCGCAGCTCAGTACCATCTTCGGGGCGACGACGTACATCACGAAGGGGTGGAAGCACCTGGGAAGCAATGTGAAGTTTGTACACTAAACCTTCCCGGAAAGTGTCATAAGTGCCTGGAAGTTGTGCAGTCATCCTGGTCACTGCATCAGGAAgcttctaagggatcttaggaatcTCCTTTTTAACACCCGGTTGATCCTTGATGTCATCTTTGGGCCAATATCTGTCAATTTAGGAAGTTCCCTTTGCAATTTcatgaagcatttttatagaCTCAGATTTTGACCTAAAGATGACATCAAGGCTCAACCGGGTATTTaaaaggaagttcctaagatcccttagaaacttcctgatacAATGGGCAGGATGAATACAcaacttccagccacttatggcactttccgggaacatatcAAACAGTTCCAGGGAGAAAAGCGTTGCTCACCTGGGAACGAATATAGCGACGGAGGCAGCTGCTGGAGCGTACGCATTTCACGAGGGCCGTCAAAATGGGGGAGAGACATTCATTTTGGGCTGAAACCTTTTGTTTTGCCTCCAAGCGGAGGCGCAGGAAGTGCAAGAGGGTATCCAGGACCGTCATGTCGCGCCCTTCGAAGCCCCCATCGCATTCTGGCGTGAGTTCCGGGAAGTATTCTGTGGGGACACTTGTAAGAAGATTCACGCAGTTTGACCATAAATCATGTTGCTTCTCCTTTGATGTTGCCCTGCGCATAAATAAATCCCGCAAAAGGGCGGTAAGACGACGAAAATGCTTATCTTGCTCATCTTCCGATGGAATCGGTCCTTCACTTGGGACTGTGAGATTGAATAGCACCTTGAGGATTTCCCCGAGCAAATCCACCTGCTTGTCCTGAAGGGTAACAAAGAGGGAAATtaacttgaagaaaatcatttttagggAGA from Lutzomyia longipalpis isolate SR_M1_2022 chromosome 4, ASM2433408v1 encodes:
- the LOC129796122 gene encoding synembryn, whose product is MEKEEYGKFTSGDWVIAQESIRKFVEQNDQKFHFAELTTNGQWKILWEAAFSYLNTPAAAPIHRECLSVVRILSRDKTYLDQCIADEKINCLLNAANIGPENGPYTSRVVVEALKCLCNLVFNSKKCQELCLSNTSTEGIIGRIHIPKEQEVEYEIQYFDMKLLFLITALNPQVRKKVRDENGMMHLMEKLQIIMKENQDCDAFFDKQVDLLGEILKVLFNLTVPSEGPIPSEDEQDKHFRRLTALLRDLFMRRATSKEKQHDLWSNCVNLLTSVPTEYFPELTPECDGGFEGRDMTVLDTLLHFLRLRLEAKQKVSAQNECLSPILTALVKCVRSSSCLRRYIRSQVLPPLRDVRRRPEDGTELRNYLCRHLTTPALQVRDLVAEFLFVMCKENVGRMIKYTGYGNAAGMFANRGLLGGHGNPGEGYSSDSEDSDTEEYKELQHGINPVLGCYEPKRPNIFEGMTEEQKEYEAMQLVSLMDKLQRQGIMQPGRIGPDGRPVPVDHILELQDELPQQQSDHKRKT